One region of Salvia miltiorrhiza cultivar Shanhuang (shh) chromosome 3, IMPLAD_Smil_shh, whole genome shotgun sequence genomic DNA includes:
- the LOC131015954 gene encoding carnosic acid synthase-like, which yields MQVYILLSLGFLAAWVVYSRWTDSWRQRGKFPPGPPRLPIIGNVLQLGRNPHKSLADLAKHYGPLMSLQLGTQFVGVVSSPEMAREVLQKQGLVFCMPFSAEAVCVLGHEHMSMGLLSTNSNQWRKLRRISKEQLFSPPALQASQHLRRERLIKLADHVSRCCGQGRAMNVGEATFTTMSNLMFGTLFSIEVTGFDAADSGPKKELREHVNKLMRVAGAPNVADFFPILAPFDPQGLRRKLTYHLRCLMDLIQTLIDERLQARAALPYHKKNDSLETLLDLVEGQEYDFTTEEIKHMFVDLIIAGSDTSAATTEWAMVELLLHPDKLAKLKAELKSVLGEQSIVDESDISRLPYLQATVKEVLRCHPAAPLLAPHAAEVETHINGYVIPKNAKMFINVWAISRDRSIWKNPESFEPERFLDNGIDFGGHHFELIPFGSGRKVCPGMPLASRMLHCMVATLCHNFDWKLEQGTESKQLQRQDVFGLVLQKKSPLWAIPIKL from the exons atgcaAGTTTACATTCTTCTCTCGTTGGGCTTCCTGGCCGCGTGGGTGGTGTACTCACGGTGGACGGATTCATGGCGGCAGCGAGGCAAGTTCCCTCCGGGGCCGCCTCGTCTGCCGATCATAGGCAACGTCTTGCAACTCGGGCGGAACCCCCACAAGTCGCTGGCCGACCTCGCCAAACACTACGGCCCACTCATGTCCCTCCAGCTCGGTACCCAATTCGTGGGCGTGGTTTCGTCGCCGGAGATGGCGAGGGAAGTGCTGCAGAAGCAAGGCCTTGTTTTCTGCATGCCCTTCAGCGCCGAGGCGGTGTGCGTCCTCGGCCACGAGCACATGTCCATGGGCTTGCTCTCCACCAACTCCAACCAGTGGCGGAAGCTTCGCCGCATATCCAAAGAGCAACTCTTCTCGCCTCCAGCTCTCCAGGCCAGCCAACATCTCCGGCGAGAGCGGCTGATCAAGCTGGCCGACCACGTCAGCAGGTGCTGCGGGCAGGGCCGCGCCATGAACGTCGGAGAAGCCACCTTCACCACCATGTCCAACCTCATGTTCGGCACGCTCTTCTCCATCGAAGTCACCGGATTCGACGCCGCCGATTCCGGCCCCAAAAAGGAACTGAGGGAGCACGTGAACAAGCTCATGCGGGTTGCCGGAGCTCCCAACGTCGCAGATTTCTTCCCCATCCTTGCTCCCTTTGATCCACAAGGACTCAGACGCAAGCTCACTTATCACCTCCGCTGCTTGATGGACTTGATCCAGACCCTCATCGACGAACGACTGCAAGCACGAGCGGCGCTGCCTTACCACAAGAAGAATGATTCTCTTGAAACGCTCCTCGACCTCGTTGAAGGCCAAGAATATGATTTTACCACTGAAGAAATTAAGCATATGTTTGTG GACCTGATAATTGCAGGATCAGACACAAGCGCAGCCACAACGGAATGGGCAATGGTAGAATTGCTACTCCACCCCGACAAACTGGCGAAGCTGAAAGCAGAGCTGAAGAGTGTTCTTGGGGAGCAGAGCATCGTGGATGAATCAGACATCTCTAGACTCCCATACTTGCAAGCCACCGTGAAAGAAGTGCTGCGGTGCCACCCGGCGGCGCCTCTCTTAGCTCCTCATGCAGCAGAAGTTGAGACGCACATAAATGGATATGTGATCCCCAAAAATGCAAAAATGTTTATCAACGTTTGGGCCATCTCCAGAGATCGGAGCATATGGAAGAATCCGGAGAGTTTCGAGCCAGAACGATTTTTGGATAACGGTATAGATTTCGGGGGGCATCATTTCGAGTTGATTCCATTTGGTTCGGGAAGAAAAGTGTGCCCCGGCATGCCGCTAGCTAGCCGTATGCTGCACTG